The Methanobrevibacter millerae genome window below encodes:
- the serA gene encoding phosphoglycerate dehydrogenase, producing MKVLVADAINEKGIENLKEVAEVTVDTSITPEELINTIHEYHGIIVRSRTKVTKEVIDKADNLKIIARAGVGVDNIDLDAATEKGIMVVNSPESTSITVAEHTMGLLLSMARKLSIADKSVKEGNWEKKKFMGVELRNKTLGVIGMGRIGSQVVNRCKSFEMDAVAYDPYLPEEVATQMGVELTDLETVLKKADFITIHVPLTPETKHLISYDEFETMKDTVFITNCARGGIIDEEALYDALKNDKIGGAALDVYEEEPPAKDSKLFELDNIVLTPHIAASTKEAQRDAAIIVADEIIDLFKGGTPKNVLNMPRIDNNTYQELSPYFEICEKLGSFISQAVNGKIKDLEIVYSGELAKIDNLEILTRTVIQGAVNPFLSSPVNAVNAALVAKDRGINITEGRKTNAKGYESLIRVKAKSNDDEFSAEGTTLHEARILKVNDYWVDVIPEGHMFIAKYEDVPGSIGAIGTKLGEYGVNIGIMQVGRDEKGGRAIMILTLDKEIPTDVIKEIQALNNVYEAIGLEL from the coding sequence ATGAAAGTACTCGTTGCAGATGCAATAAATGAGAAAGGAATAGAAAATTTAAAGGAAGTAGCTGAAGTTACTGTCGATACCAGCATTACTCCCGAAGAATTGATTAATACAATCCATGAATATCATGGAATTATCGTGAGAAGCAGGACAAAAGTAACTAAAGAAGTTATTGATAAAGCGGACAATTTAAAAATAATCGCAAGAGCAGGCGTCGGTGTAGACAACATCGATTTGGATGCCGCTACCGAAAAGGGAATCATGGTCGTCAATTCACCTGAATCAACTTCCATTACCGTAGCGGAACACACCATGGGATTATTATTAAGCATGGCGCGTAAATTGTCAATTGCCGATAAATCCGTAAAGGAAGGAAACTGGGAAAAGAAAAAATTCATGGGTGTTGAACTCAGAAACAAGACTCTCGGTGTAATCGGAATGGGTAGAATCGGTTCCCAGGTAGTCAACAGATGCAAATCATTTGAAATGGATGCCGTAGCATACGATCCGTACCTTCCGGAAGAAGTGGCTACCCAAATGGGAGTTGAACTAACCGATTTAGAAACTGTTCTCAAAAAGGCAGACTTCATCACAATCCACGTTCCGTTAACTCCAGAAACCAAACATTTAATCTCATATGATGAATTTGAAACCATGAAAGATACAGTATTCATTACAAACTGTGCCCGTGGTGGAATCATTGATGAAGAAGCATTATATGACGCTTTGAAAAACGACAAAATCGGCGGAGCCGCATTGGACGTATATGAAGAAGAGCCACCTGCAAAAGATTCAAAATTATTCGAACTTGACAATATCGTATTAACTCCACACATTGCAGCTTCAACCAAAGAAGCACAAAGGGATGCTGCAATTATCGTGGCGGATGAAATCATTGATTTATTCAAAGGCGGAACACCTAAAAACGTTTTAAACATGCCAAGAATCGACAACAATACTTATCAGGAATTGTCCCCGTACTTTGAAATCTGTGAAAAATTAGGAAGTTTCATTTCACAGGCCGTAAACGGCAAAATCAAAGATTTGGAAATCGTTTACAGCGGTGAACTTGCAAAAATCGACAATCTTGAAATATTGACAAGAACCGTTATTCAGGGTGCCGTCAATCCGTTCTTAAGCTCACCTGTAAATGCAGTTAATGCCGCACTTGTCGCTAAAGACCGTGGAATCAACATAACCGAAGGAAGAAAAACCAACGCCAAAGGTTATGAGTCATTAATCAGAGTAAAAGCAAAAAGCAATGATGACGAGTTCTCCGCTGAAGGAACAACCCTCCACGAAGCAAGAATATTAAAAGTTAACGACTATTGGGTAGACGTCATTCCTGAAGGACACATGTTCATTGCAAAATATGAAGACGTTCCGGGCAGTATCGGTGCAATCGGCACCAAACTCGGTGAATACGGCGTTAACATCGGAATCATGCAAGTCGGAAGGGATGAAAAAGGTGGAAGAGCTATCATGATTTTAACCTTGGACAAAGAAATCCCAACTGATGTAATCAAAGAAATCCAAGCTTTAAACAATGTCTACGAAGCTATCGGATTAGAATTATAA
- a CDS encoding transcriptional regulator: protein MLTRNRMLQEIEKLLISEGYKTSDIYDQGSFDIVARKNLLILLLKTFINIDSVNENNAREMKQLANIFLASPIIIGAKSRNGLLEEGVIYERYDIPTIGFETLKNMIVYNEYPEILADRGGYFVKIDGNVIKQYREDYSLSLKDLADLAHVSRATMYKYENEIVRANAETAMILEEILNTKVTLDIDILKYNQEEHIQYHATGEGAEDLSKLGYGVISTSKSPFDAVAKDDSSSLIANVEKNRSHKTLKRMAIPLKDLSMITSSEPVFIINNDQIKESLGTIPVIKSWELKEFERSQELLKLIRERKEN from the coding sequence ATGTTGACTAGAAACAGAATGCTTCAGGAAATTGAAAAATTGCTGATATCAGAGGGTTATAAGACTTCTGACATTTATGATCAGGGCTCTTTTGATATTGTAGCCCGTAAAAACCTATTGATTTTGCTTTTAAAAACTTTCATTAATATTGACAGCGTTAATGAGAATAATGCCCGTGAAATGAAGCAGCTGGCCAACATATTTTTAGCATCCCCCATAATAATCGGGGCAAAGTCCAGAAACGGCCTTCTGGAGGAAGGAGTGATTTACGAGAGGTATGACATTCCAACAATCGGCTTTGAAACCCTGAAAAACATGATAGTCTATAACGAATATCCCGAAATACTGGCCGACAGGGGAGGATATTTCGTTAAAATTGACGGAAATGTCATCAAACAGTACAGGGAAGACTATTCACTTTCACTTAAGGATCTTGCTGATTTGGCTCATGTTTCAAGGGCGACAATGTATAAATATGAAAACGAGATTGTCCGGGCCAATGCCGAAACCGCAATGATTCTCGAAGAGATTTTAAATACTAAAGTTACATTGGACATCGACATACTGAAATACAACCAGGAAGAGCATATTCAGTATCATGCTACCGGAGAAGGAGCAGAAGATTTATCCAAGCTCGGATACGGAGTAATATCCACAAGCAAAAGTCCTTTCGATGCCGTTGCAAAGGATGACAGTTCATCATTAATAGCCAACGTTGAAAAGAACAGAAGCCATAAGACATTAAAGAGAATGGCAATACCCCTTAAGGATTTGTCCATGATTACATCCTCAGAACCCGTGTTCATCATCAACAACGACCAGATTAAAGAATCCCTCGGAACGATTCCCGTAATCAAATCATGGGAACTGAAGGAATTTGAACGCTCACAAGAATTATTGAAACTGATTAGAGAAAGAAAAGAAAACTAG
- a CDS encoding tRNA(Ile)(2)-agmatinylcytidine synthase, which produces MIMISYLYVGIDDTDSPDGMCTTYLACHIIAKLKDNGIDIVGYPRLIRLNPFARFKTRGNGGVSFKIINDEKAQLAKQIVLDEVSRLSMFDCDNTNPGVIFYDGEITRQMEDYAFRAIYSFITIEEAEEFGKSVGCEIHKFKKGRGIIGSIAAISLPLKDYTYELLAYRIPENYGTKRQIDYDSVYEMDKKTFPDTFENIDYDEGYIAIEPKTPCPVLYGIRSNNADALIEAQRMVKVLEPIEDSCIFLTNQHTDMHIQKAESISQMKQYGCYEITATVKDAPHIIDGGHMFFKVFDESGEIECGAYEPTKNFRKTVSHLRKGDIIKLYGGIGEQKTFNIEKFQVIELNDVEYKNPVCECGKRMTSAGKNKGFKCKKCGNRIESSQKVPVKISRFLENFRFYETPVSARRHLSKPLCRMDL; this is translated from the coding sequence GTGATTATGATTAGCTATTTATATGTTGGAATTGACGATACGGATTCTCCCGACGGCATGTGCACGACCTATCTGGCCTGCCACATCATCGCCAAACTGAAGGATAACGGAATAGATATTGTAGGTTATCCCAGATTAATCAGGTTAAACCCTTTTGCCCGTTTTAAAACCAGAGGCAACGGAGGAGTATCATTTAAAATCATAAATGACGAAAAGGCCCAATTGGCTAAACAAATTGTTCTCGATGAGGTATCAAGGTTATCCATGTTTGACTGCGACAATACCAACCCCGGCGTGATTTTTTACGATGGAGAAATCACCAGGCAAATGGAGGATTACGCTTTCAGGGCAATCTATTCATTCATAACAATCGAAGAGGCCGAGGAATTTGGAAAATCCGTAGGTTGTGAAATCCATAAGTTCAAGAAGGGAAGGGGAATCATCGGATCAATTGCGGCCATCAGTCTGCCTTTAAAGGATTATACTTATGAGCTTCTAGCCTACAGGATACCTGAAAATTATGGTACGAAACGCCAAATCGACTATGATTCCGTTTATGAAATGGATAAAAAGACTTTTCCGGATACCTTTGAAAACATTGACTATGATGAGGGCTACATTGCAATCGAACCCAAAACGCCGTGTCCTGTCTTGTACGGAATCAGATCAAATAACGCTGATGCGTTAATTGAGGCTCAAAGGATGGTAAAAGTCTTAGAACCAATCGAAGACAGCTGCATTTTCCTAACCAATCAGCACACGGACATGCATATCCAAAAGGCCGAAAGCATTTCACAGATGAAGCAGTACGGATGCTATGAGATAACCGCAACAGTTAAGGACGCTCCCCACATCATTGACGGCGGGCACATGTTCTTTAAGGTTTTTGACGAAAGTGGTGAAATCGAATGCGGAGCCTATGAACCGACAAAGAATTTCAGAAAGACGGTTTCCCATCTGCGAAAAGGGGATATAATTAAACTCTATGGTGGTATTGGTGAGCAAAAAACATTCAACATTGAAAAATTCCAGGTTATTGAGTTGAATGATGTCGAATACAAAAATCCCGTTTGTGAATGCGGTAAAAGAATGACTTCTGCCGGAAAAAACAAGGGTTTTAAGTGCAAAAAATGTGGAAATCGCATTGAATCCTCCCAAAAGGTCCCGGTTAAGATTTCTCGTTTTTTAGAAAATTTCAGGTTTTATGAAACCCCCGTAAGTGCTCGAAGGCACTTGTCCAAGCCCCTCTGCAGGATGGATTTGTAG
- a CDS encoding PRC-barrel domain-containing protein — protein sequence MVEVSNLRNLSIYTNTGHYVGQVEDIVLNIRLGTISKLQVRAVEPERKQVGLLDNIKGAFQGVPEENIGTRAYKNDLLTVDFDKVQAIADIMLINPRDIKKVNPEPPAPEVVAPRQAPQQSQIPETQPQFENKPNFD from the coding sequence ATGGTAGAAGTTTCAAATTTACGTAATTTAAGTATATACACAAACACAGGACATTATGTCGGTCAAGTTGAAGACATCGTTTTAAATATAAGATTAGGAACTATTTCAAAATTACAAGTAAGAGCTGTTGAGCCTGAAAGAAAACAAGTTGGGCTTTTAGATAACATTAAAGGTGCTTTCCAAGGAGTTCCTGAAGAAAATATTGGTACAAGAGCTTACAAAAATGATTTATTGACTGTTGACTTTGATAAGGTACAGGCTATTGCGGACATTATGTTAATCAACCCAAGGGATATTAAAAAAGTCAACCCTGAACCTCCAGCTCCTGAAGTTGTTGCTCCACGCCAAGCTCCTCAACAATCTCAAATACCTGAAACTCAACCACAATTTGAAAACAAACCTAATTTTGACTGA
- a CDS encoding aspartate dehydrogenase, with amino-acid sequence MNVGIIGCGAIANIIASRIVPENNGIKIKYFFDKDIERAENLASFAGGVAVIDLDDMLNDVDLVVECASPASVKSLAPVILEKGIDMIVMSIGAFMDRDFYVEMENLARENNAHIHLPSGAIVGLDGIKAVADFGLKEITLVTRKSPRSLGKDIDTEEVLFEGKASQAVKEFPLNINVAATISLACSRDIDVKIIVDPKVDRNVHEITARGDFGEFKTTTMNHPCAANPKTSMLAAISAIKLLKSFNDTITVGL; translated from the coding sequence ATGAATGTAGGAATTATAGGATGCGGAGCTATCGCTAACATTATTGCAAGCAGAATAGTTCCTGAAAATAATGGAATTAAAATTAAATACTTTTTCGATAAGGATATTGAAAGGGCTGAAAACTTAGCATCTTTTGCTGGTGGCGTAGCCGTAATTGACCTTGATGACATGCTGAATGATGTTGATTTGGTCGTTGAATGCGCTTCACCGGCTTCAGTAAAATCATTGGCTCCTGTCATTTTAGAAAAGGGAATTGACATGATTGTAATGAGCATCGGTGCATTCATGGATCGTGACTTTTACGTTGAAATGGAAAATTTGGCCCGTGAAAACAATGCCCACATTCACCTGCCTTCAGGCGCCATTGTAGGTTTGGACGGCATTAAGGCCGTTGCAGACTTTGGTCTAAAGGAAATAACTCTTGTTACCCGCAAATCCCCTAGATCATTAGGAAAAGATATAGATACTGAAGAAGTTTTATTTGAAGGAAAAGCTTCTCAGGCCGTTAAGGAATTCCCGTTAAACATTAATGTGGCCGCAACTATCAGTCTTGCCTGTTCTCGCGATATTGATGTTAAAATCATCGTCGATCCTAAAGTCGACCGCAATGTTCACGAAATTACTGCAAGAGGAGACTTCGGCGAGTTCAAGACAACCACAATGAATCATCCTTGCGCCGCAAATCCGAAAACCAGTATGCTGGCTGCAATTTCTGCAATAAAATTGCTTAAAAGTTTCAATGACACAATAACTGTAGGATTATAA
- a CDS encoding tRNA-binding protein has translation MWDTTKDYRILVANKARENYLNLIPTASFRGNWNKKLAIETGKQMNSDFQSLLYCYLEGDDLVNSPDVASLTEKAETIVECLGGEGWTKSFLNAAPKEDREKTTENIAKVRFFIDTVLGLKDRLALGPINDPIIGIDIRVGEIMSVTKHPKADSLMICNVNLGKRAITVVTNDLNVKEGYHVGVSLLPPQTFMDTVSEGMFLGMGGSILKEVDGELGQMPKGIPMESLNETRNLVEAYLE, from the coding sequence TTGTGGGATACAACTAAAGATTATAGAATTTTAGTAGCGAATAAGGCAAGAGAAAACTATTTGAATCTGATTCCAACCGCCTCATTCAGGGGAAACTGGAACAAAAAACTTGCAATTGAAACAGGAAAACAAATGAACAGTGATTTTCAATCATTACTCTATTGCTATCTTGAAGGAGACGATCTTGTTAACTCACCTGACGTTGCCAGCCTAACCGAGAAAGCCGAAACGATTGTTGAATGCCTGGGCGGTGAAGGATGGACCAAAAGCTTCCTAAATGCAGCACCTAAAGAAGACCGTGAAAAAACCACCGAAAACATTGCTAAAGTGAGATTTTTCATTGATACTGTTTTGGGCCTTAAAGACCGTCTGGCACTAGGTCCCATCAATGACCCCATTATTGGAATTGACATCAGGGTTGGGGAAATAATGAGCGTTACAAAACACCCTAAAGCCGATTCATTAATGATTTGTAACGTTAACCTTGGCAAACGTGCAATAACCGTCGTTACCAATGATTTAAACGTTAAAGAAGGCTATCATGTTGGAGTTTCACTGCTGCCTCCGCAGACATTCATGGATACCGTCAGCGAAGGAATGTTTTTGGGAATGGGCGGAAGCATTTTAAAGGAAGTTGACGGGGAGCTTGGACAGATGCCAAAGGGAATTCCTATGGAATCCTTAAATGAAACCCGTAATTTAGTTGAAGCTTACCTCGAATAA
- a CDS encoding tRNA(His) guanylyltransferase Thg1 family protein → MKEYEVYSDLRVPVNSKIIVRLDGRSFHSFARSMGLTKPYDDNFYKVIVNVCRDLFEEFSPIFIYTFSDEISILLDKIPFNGRIEKINSVMASFTSSSFTINYNREFPKPVAFDSRIIPINDDDVYDYFKWRQDEAWRNCINGYGIHFLKSKYSSDIANEKINGLNLSDIHEMLFQNGINLNDVETWKKRGIGVYRKNKKVVGFNKKESKEQVSYRSYIHVDCELPIFSKKFFGGLL, encoded by the coding sequence ATGAAAGAATATGAAGTTTATTCTGATTTGAGGGTTCCTGTTAACTCTAAAATCATTGTCAGATTGGACGGAAGGAGTTTCCATTCATTTGCCCGAAGCATGGGGCTTACAAAGCCCTATGACGATAATTTTTATAAGGTAATCGTTAATGTCTGCAGGGATTTGTTTGAAGAGTTTTCTCCAATCTTCATTTATACATTTTCAGATGAAATCAGCATCCTTTTAGACAAGATACCATTTAACGGACGAATTGAAAAGATCAACTCAGTAATGGCCAGTTTTACCTCATCATCATTTACAATTAACTATAATCGTGAATTTCCAAAGCCCGTTGCCTTTGATTCAAGAATAATTCCAATCAATGACGATGATGTTTATGATTACTTCAAGTGGAGACAGGATGAAGCATGGAGAAACTGCATAAACGGCTATGGAATACATTTTTTAAAGTCCAAATATTCATCAGACATAGCTAATGAAAAGATTAACGGATTGAACCTGTCCGATATTCATGAAATGTTATTCCAAAACGGAATTAACCTTAATGACGTTGAAACGTGGAAAAAGCGCGGAATAGGTGTTTACAGAAAAAACAAAAAAGTTGTTGGCTTCAATAAAAAGGAATCAAAGGAACAGGTTTCCTATCGCAGCTACATTCATGTGGACTGTGAGCTTCCAATTTTTTCAAAAAAGTTTTTCGGAGGTTTATTATGA
- a CDS encoding DUF3100 domain-containing protein, with product MPNKGNDGHVEHIYREKTDKRILRKNPWRDYRLHLTVLVLVVIAELIGTITIPITKDVAITIMPLIYTIILGLAFYLLKPIKWIQRKQARIAEGAMMLFIGVLIAKLAISSGQSIHLIFEMGPALILQELGHLATILVLPIALLLGFKEEAIGMTNSIGREPNVAVVVDKYGFDSPESRGVFAIFIIGTVIGTIFISFLVTFSLSFLPLHPYAFAMASGVGSASMNAAAIGPTLAAFPGMESSIEAFAGFSNLLSFCVGIYIVIFVALPLTQKIYYWLEPKIGRDSIAQKNKGDE from the coding sequence ATTCCAAATAAGGGTAATGATGGTCATGTTGAGCACATTTATCGTGAAAAAACTGATAAAAGGATTTTAAGGAAGAATCCTTGGAGAGATTACAGGTTACATTTGACTGTACTTGTATTGGTAGTCATAGCCGAATTAATTGGAACCATTACTATCCCGATAACCAAAGACGTTGCCATAACCATAATGCCTTTGATTTACACGATTATTTTAGGATTGGCATTTTATTTGTTAAAGCCTATCAAATGGATTCAAAGAAAGCAGGCCCGTATTGCCGAAGGAGCCATGATGCTTTTCATCGGTGTTTTGATTGCAAAACTGGCTATTTCAAGTGGCCAGTCAATACATCTGATATTTGAAATGGGTCCGGCATTGATATTGCAGGAATTGGGGCATTTGGCAACCATCCTGGTGCTTCCTATAGCATTGCTTTTAGGATTTAAGGAAGAAGCTATTGGTATGACAAATTCCATTGGTCGTGAACCGAACGTGGCAGTAGTTGTAGACAAATACGGTTTCGATTCTCCGGAATCAAGAGGAGTATTTGCAATATTCATTATCGGTACTGTTATAGGTACTATTTTCATAAGTTTCCTTGTAACATTCTCATTGTCATTCCTGCCTCTGCATCCGTACGCATTTGCAATGGCAAGCGGTGTTGGAAGTGCAAGTATGAATGCTGCAGCTATCGGACCGACTTTAGCGGCGTTTCCTGGAATGGAATCAAGCATTGAAGCATTTGCAGGATTCAGTAACCTGCTTTCATTCTGTGTCGGTATTTACATAGTGATTTTTGTCGCCCTCCCGTTGACTCAAAAGATATATTATTGGCTTGAGCCAAAGATTGGAAGAGATTCCATTGCTCAAAAGAATAAGGGGGATGAATAA
- a CDS encoding MmgE/PrpD family protein has translation MFLQDISKFISNYRYEQATVETVNTIKAAFLDFLGVTIRGSNENSSLIAFNTIEEVFGTSKDLGLDASIIGKPNVKTNILDAAFLNGISAHVLELDDGHRQAQAHLGAVIFPTALAISEAYGLSGKDFFEAVIVGYEVGILLGKLVNPRHRNRGFHTTGTIGTFVSGAVASKLLKLDESQTLNALGLCGTQAAGLLESDHGGSMGKVLHVGKANYNGLLSAFLARNGFTGAETIIEGSEGFLKTMVFDSEEFESDDFSFESVLESVGTVRVRDIYFKKYPFCRHLHSSIDTALKLRTSLGEEYNHIENVAVKTYNVAAEHNNFKPKNLEELKQSLPYAVAISLVVGEVDIDKLNRLVDYGLFENYSTVDKVNSIKNLVNKMIILSDDKLNELYPNKRPSNVIIKLDDEFRNGIFQNITFIPKGDFENPYDLSELIDKFKSLNPDYNINNLVIIDEIVNYSMSDIVGVLNAFD, from the coding sequence ATGTTTTTGCAGGATATTTCTAAATTTATTTCAAATTATCGATATGAACAGGCTACTGTTGAGACTGTCAACACTATAAAGGCAGCTTTTCTTGATTTTCTTGGTGTCACGATAAGGGGATCAAATGAAAACTCTTCATTAATAGCCTTCAATACGATTGAAGAGGTATTTGGCACAAGCAAGGATTTGGGCCTTGACGCATCCATCATCGGAAAGCCTAACGTAAAAACCAACATACTGGATGCCGCATTCCTGAATGGAATTTCTGCACACGTATTGGAACTGGATGATGGTCACCGACAGGCTCAGGCTCATTTGGGTGCCGTAATATTTCCTACGGCTCTTGCAATATCAGAAGCCTATGGATTAAGCGGAAAAGACTTTTTTGAAGCGGTCATTGTAGGATATGAAGTGGGAATCCTTTTGGGCAAGCTGGTCAATCCAAGACACAGGAACAGGGGTTTTCACACAACAGGAACAATTGGAACTTTCGTTTCCGGAGCCGTTGCATCCAAACTCCTCAAGCTTGATGAATCCCAGACATTGAACGCTTTGGGACTGTGCGGAACTCAGGCAGCAGGCCTTCTAGAATCCGATCATGGGGGAAGCATGGGAAAGGTTCTTCATGTGGGAAAGGCCAATTACAATGGATTGCTTTCCGCATTTCTTGCAAGAAACGGATTTACAGGCGCCGAAACCATAATTGAAGGTTCTGAAGGATTTTTAAAAACGATGGTGTTTGACAGTGAGGAATTTGAAAGTGATGACTTTTCATTCGAATCAGTTCTTGAAAGCGTCGGCACGGTCAGGGTCAGGGACATCTACTTTAAAAAGTATCCTTTCTGCAGGCATTTGCACTCTTCCATAGATACTGCATTAAAGCTGAGGACAAGCCTGGGCGAAGAGTACAACCATATTGAAAATGTGGCCGTTAAAACGTACAATGTCGCCGCAGAACATAATAATTTTAAACCGAAAAACCTTGAAGAATTGAAGCAAAGCCTTCCTTATGCGGTGGCAATATCACTGGTCGTCGGTGAAGTGGACATTGACAAGCTCAACAGGCTGGTTGACTACGGACTCTTTGAAAACTATTCCACAGTCGATAAGGTAAACAGCATTAAGAATCTTGTCAATAAGATGATTATACTTTCAGACGATAAGCTTAATGAATTGTATCCGAATAAGAGGCCTTCAAACGTTATTATCAAACTGGACGATGAGTTTAGAAACGGCATTTTCCAGAACATCACTTTCATACCTAAGGGAGATTTCGAAAATCCCTATGATTTAAGCGAACTTATCGACAAGTTCAAGAGCTTGAATCCTGATTATAACATTAATAACCTGGTTATTATTGATGAAATTGTCAATTATTCAATGAGCGACATTGTAGGGGTATTAAATGCATTTGACTAA
- a CDS encoding heavy metal-binding domain-containing protein: MVSVEEFPISSANEIPGFRTVETKGFIWGLTVRSRGAGGQIGAGIKSLFGGEITQYVTMMEESREEAMARAIDHAKELGANGIIAIRFDSNEISDVMQEILVYGTAVVVERE; encoded by the coding sequence ATGGTTTCAGTAGAAGAATTTCCAATATCAAGTGCAAATGAAATTCCTGGATTCAGAACTGTCGAAACAAAAGGATTCATATGGGGTTTAACCGTAAGAAGCAGAGGTGCCGGTGGACAAATCGGTGCGGGCATAAAATCTCTTTTCGGCGGTGAAATCACTCAATATGTCACAATGATGGAAGAATCAAGGGAAGAAGCAATGGCAAGAGCAATCGATCATGCAAAAGAATTGGGTGCTAACGGCATTATTGCCATCAGGTTTGATTCAAATGAAATCTCTGATGTAATGCAGGAGATTTTAGTCTACGGCACTGCGGTTGTTGTTGAAAGAGAATAG
- a CDS encoding Mov34/MPN/PAD-1 family protein, with translation MSFLSRIFSSDEEEYEEVCVDEEVLNAVIYFAKKSYPNEFLAFFDGEIKDKKLYLTSLIFIPGETGTTGAVLRTDLFPPTIKYWGSVHSHPGPSAQPSGADLKTFSKYGVFHMIVCLPYSYETFKAYDKYGNPCKYTVGDYSDMFDYEEDDFFDESDVLKEGEVIKPGFFDEDANFDDTPNTAYEEYEMRQRQQDAIKIISNTSQEPIILSKGSVLKIELDENGNIKKIHRK, from the coding sequence ATGAGTTTTTTATCAAGAATATTCAGCAGTGACGAAGAGGAGTACGAAGAGGTTTGCGTGGATGAAGAGGTTTTAAATGCAGTCATCTATTTTGCAAAAAAATCTTATCCGAATGAATTTCTGGCATTTTTTGATGGTGAAATCAAGGATAAAAAGCTTTATTTAACCAGTCTCATATTCATTCCCGGCGAAACGGGCACTACAGGTGCTGTTCTTCGAACGGACTTGTTTCCTCCAACCATCAAATATTGGGGATCCGTTCACTCACATCCCGGACCGAGCGCACAGCCTTCCGGTGCCGATTTGAAGACATTTTCCAAATACGGCGTTTTTCACATGATAGTGTGCCTGCCATATAGCTATGAAACCTTCAAGGCATATGACAAATACGGCAATCCGTGCAAATACACTGTAGGTGATTACAGCGACATGTTTGATTATGAGGAAGATGATTTCTTTGACGAAAGCGATGTTTTAAAGGAAGGTGAAGTTATAAAGCCTGGCTTTTTTGATGAGGATGCAAACTTCGATGACACCCCGAACACAGCCTATGAGGAATATGAAATGCGTCAAAGACAGCAAGATGCCATTAAGATTATCTCAAATACATCTCAGGAGCCGATTATACTTTCCAAAGGCAGTGTATTAAAAATAGAGCTGGACGAAAACGGTAATATAAAAAAGATTCACAGAAAATAG